A single region of the Triticum dicoccoides isolate Atlit2015 ecotype Zavitan chromosome 2B, WEW_v2.0, whole genome shotgun sequence genome encodes:
- the LOC119368994 gene encoding uncharacterized protein LOC119368994, producing the protein MSNVFGVGGHGGGDHGHGGGGGGEQHGGADGTLLCYFHPRELLVGVCAHCLRERLLLLLAAKQGGGTGRARPPADGASYLSARPYCRALRRRTGSISSSLPKVFALGSFLQRLDSSRHHHSHHHPDEVVHDHDGGGAGEEKDRNPDDDDDDTASVASLDDSFISIKFEDNGKATWVDSQQTSVKPAREAPAAMATTKTTTTKTTALVVEQAGRRGGVTRWRKQVVGRLLQLARWKRASGKQPSSSAAADQRAKARGGGSGRGWIRSLTRRRAAHGERAWS; encoded by the exons ATGAGCAACGTGTTCGGCGTCGGCGGCCATGGAGGTGGTGACCACggccatggaggaggcggcggaggggagCAGCACGGGGGCGCGGACGGCACGCTGCTGTGCTACTTCCACCCGAGGGAGCTGCTGGTGGGCGTGTGCGCGCACTGCCTCCGGGAGCGCCTGCTTCTCCTCCTCGCGGCGAAGCAGGGCGGCGGCACGGGCCGCGCGCGCCCGCCGGCCGACGGCGCCAGCTACCTGTCGGCGCGGCCCTACTGCCGGGCGCTCCGGCGCCGGACGGGGAGCATCTCCAGCTCGCTGCCGAAGGTGTTCGCGCTCGGCTCCTTCCTCCAGCGCCTCGACTCCTCCCGCCACCACCACAGCCACCACCACCCCGACGAGGTCGTCCACGACCACGACGGCGGTGGCGCTGGCGAGGAGAAGGACAGGAaccccgacgacgacgacgacgacaccgcCTCTGTGGCGAGCCTCGACG ACTCCTTCATATCGATCAAGTTCGAGGACAACGGCAAGGCGACGTGGGTGGACAGCCAGCAGACGTCAGTAAAGCCAGCACGCGAGGCCCCGGCGGCGATGGCCACGAccaagacgacgacgacgaagacgacggcgttggtggtggagcaggcggggcggcggggcggcgtgacGCGGTGGCGGAAGCAGGTGGTGGGGCGGCTGCTGCAGCTGGCGCGGTGGAAGCGGGCGTCGGGCAAGCAGCCGTCGTCCTcggcggcggcggaccagcgggCGAAGGCgcgtggcggcggcagcggccggGGCTGGATCCGGAGCCTGACGCGGCGGCGCGCCGCGCACGGCGAGAGGGCGTGGTCGTGA